Proteins encoded by one window of Vibrio algicola:
- a CDS encoding TIGR02444 family protein, with protein MMPNSPCSPLTAEAFWQFCLERYQQPGVESACLTLQNQYQGNVNLLLLYIWLDQQKLTLAPQEQERLKQSLQPTQALLAQFRSLRRQYKTHLPASLYRESLTFELQLERQQQEYLVEALNALPLQARSQQHIPLSHQYCQQLDAEGLCLFFFKNISNI; from the coding sequence ATAATGCCAAACTCGCCTTGTTCACCTCTTACAGCAGAAGCGTTCTGGCAATTTTGTCTAGAACGCTATCAACAACCGGGCGTGGAGTCGGCGTGTTTAACCCTACAAAACCAATATCAGGGCAACGTTAATTTACTACTGCTGTATATATGGCTCGATCAACAAAAACTAACACTAGCTCCACAGGAACAAGAGCGATTGAAACAATCACTCCAACCGACACAAGCATTACTCGCTCAGTTTCGGTCATTGCGTCGTCAATATAAAACTCACTTACCCGCTTCGCTATATCGGGAAAGTTTAACCTTTGAATTACAGCTTGAACGTCAGCAACAAGAATATTTAGTTGAAGCCTTAAATGCACTGCCACTTCAAGCTCGATCTCAACAACACATACCGCTAAGCCACCAATATTGCCAACAACTTGATGCTGAAGGGCTTTGCCTATTCTTTTTCAAAAATATAAGTAATATCTGA
- a CDS encoding YheU family protein, whose translation MIIPWQQIDPDTLDNLIKEFILREGTDYGEQDYSLEQKITQVQRQLKSGKVAIVFSELHESVDIRDVNSLS comes from the coding sequence ATGATTATCCCTTGGCAACAAATCGATCCCGACACCCTCGACAACTTGATCAAAGAATTTATTCTGCGTGAAGGAACCGATTATGGTGAACAAGACTATTCTCTTGAGCAAAAAATCACACAGGTACAACGTCAATTAAAATCAGGTAAAGTGGCGATCGTATTTTCCGAATTACATGAAAGTGTCGATATCAGGGACGTCAACTCGTTAAGTTAA
- a CDS encoding phosphoribulokinase gives MSAKHPIIAVTGSSGAGTTTTSETFRKMFNMRDIKASWVEGDSFHRYTRPEMDVAIRKAREQGKHISYFGPEANDFPALAKFFHQYGQDGSGKIRRYLHSFDEAVPYNQMPGTFTPWQGLPDNTDVLFYEGLHGGVVDGEVNASQHVDFLIGMVPIVNLEWIQKFVRDTRDRGHSREAVMDSIVRSMDDYLNYITPQFSRTHINFQRVPTVDTSNPLNAKGIPSLDESFVVIRLRGIKNVDFPYLLAMIDGSFMSRHNTLVVPGGKMSFAMELIIQPLLQQLIDTGKIG, from the coding sequence ATGTCGGCAAAGCATCCTATCATCGCAGTCACCGGGTCCTCTGGCGCAGGAACCACCACCACCTCAGAAACCTTCCGAAAAATGTTCAATATGAGGGATATTAAAGCCTCATGGGTGGAAGGGGACAGCTTTCATCGCTATACCCGACCAGAAATGGATGTGGCGATCCGTAAAGCACGCGAGCAAGGTAAACACATTAGTTACTTTGGCCCTGAAGCCAATGACTTCCCTGCTCTGGCCAAGTTTTTTCATCAGTATGGTCAAGATGGCAGTGGCAAAATTCGTCGCTATTTACACAGTTTTGATGAAGCAGTACCGTACAATCAAATGCCAGGCACGTTTACCCCATGGCAAGGTTTACCCGATAATACCGATGTGCTTTTCTACGAAGGTTTGCATGGGGGTGTGGTCGATGGGGAAGTCAACGCCTCGCAACATGTCGATTTTTTGATTGGTATGGTGCCGATTGTTAACTTGGAGTGGATCCAAAAATTTGTGCGCGACACCCGCGATCGTGGCCATTCGCGTGAAGCGGTGATGGATTCGATTGTACGCTCGATGGATGATTACTTAAATTACATCACGCCGCAGTTTTCTCGTACTCATATCAACTTTCAGCGAGTGCCAACCGTTGATACTTCTAACCCATTAAACGCCAAAGGCATCCCAAGCTTAGATGAAAGCTTTGTAGTGATCCGTTTGCGTGGAATTAAAAATGTCGACTTCCCTTACCTACTTGCCATGATTGATGGTTCCTTTATGTCACGCCATAACACCTTAGTGGTACCAGGCGGTAAGATGAGTTTTGCGATGGAACTGATCATTCAACCTCTACTGCAACAACTGATCGACACCGGTAAAATTGGCTAA
- the crp gene encoding cAMP-activated global transcriptional regulator CRP codes for MVLGKPQTDPTLEWFLSHCHIHKYPSKSTLIHAGEKAETLYYIVKGSVAVLIKDEEGKEMILSYLNQGDFIGELGLFEEDQERTAWVRAKSPCEVAEISFKKFRQLIQVNPDILMRLSAQMATRLQITSQKVGDLAFLDVTGRIAQTLLNLAKQPDAMTHPDGMQIKITRQEIGQIVGCSRETVGRILKMLEEQNLISAHGKTIVVYGTR; via the coding sequence ATGGTTCTAGGTAAACCTCAAACTGACCCAACTTTAGAGTGGTTTCTATCGCATTGTCATATTCATAAGTACCCATCAAAAAGTACTTTGATTCATGCTGGCGAAAAAGCAGAAACTTTGTACTACATCGTAAAAGGGTCTGTGGCTGTATTAATCAAGGATGAAGAAGGCAAAGAGATGATCTTGTCTTACTTAAACCAAGGCGATTTTATTGGTGAGCTAGGTCTATTTGAAGAAGATCAAGAGCGTACCGCTTGGGTTCGAGCTAAATCACCTTGTGAAGTTGCTGAAATTTCATTTAAGAAATTCCGTCAGCTTATCCAAGTGAATCCAGATATCTTGATGCGTCTGTCAGCTCAAATGGCAACTCGCCTACAAATCACTAGCCAAAAAGTGGGTGACTTAGCCTTCTTAGACGTTACCGGTCGTATTGCACAAACGCTACTTAATCTAGCCAAACAACCAGATGCAATGACTCACCCAGACGGCATGCAAATTAAGATAACTCGTCAAGAGATTGGTCAAATTGTTGGCTGCTCTCGTGAAACCGTTGGTCGTATCTTGAAAATGCTAGAAGAGCAAAATCTAATTTCTGCGCATGGTAAAACCATCGTGGTATACGGTACTCGTTAA
- a CDS encoding aromatic amino acid transport family protein, with product MSNSKVLGSTLIIAGTTIGAGMLALPIASAGLGFMTSLVIMVAMWALMAYTALLMLELHQHADYDATLHTLAKQFLGDKGKWLATFAMLFLFYALCAAYIAGGGGQFNDKLHNWFELDVSNGLGTLIFTILIAAIVTFGTSSVDKVNRVLFTCKLVAMAIMLFFLTPNIQAVHLVNMPLEKGLIVAALPVIFTSFGFHGSIPAVVRYLDLDMKALKKVMVFGSLLPLVVYILWQLATLGVVDQATLAQAGNVTALVGTLAQVIHSSAISQVVSVFADLALITSFLGVSLGLFEFLGDSLNKNQSKGGRVGIALVTFVPPLCFALFYPQGFIMALGYAAIALAILALLLPVAMVKRSRQLNLQTQNFTVAGGNVALMFVLLSGLVIIGVQVLISVGVLPAIG from the coding sequence ATGAGTAATTCAAAGGTTTTAGGCAGTACTTTGATTATTGCCGGTACCACGATTGGTGCCGGAATGTTGGCGTTGCCAATTGCGTCAGCAGGACTGGGCTTTATGACTTCGCTTGTGATCATGGTAGCGATGTGGGCATTAATGGCGTACACCGCATTATTGATGTTAGAGCTGCACCAACATGCTGATTATGATGCCACCTTGCATACCTTGGCTAAGCAATTTCTCGGTGATAAGGGAAAGTGGCTGGCGACCTTTGCGATGTTGTTTTTGTTTTACGCCCTTTGCGCGGCCTACATTGCGGGTGGTGGTGGGCAATTTAATGACAAGCTGCATAACTGGTTTGAGTTAGATGTGTCTAACGGCCTAGGAACACTTATCTTTACCATCTTGATTGCGGCGATTGTTACCTTTGGTACGTCATCGGTCGACAAGGTTAATCGGGTGCTGTTTACCTGTAAATTGGTCGCGATGGCAATCATGCTGTTTTTCTTAACTCCCAACATTCAAGCGGTTCATTTGGTGAATATGCCATTAGAAAAAGGCTTGATTGTGGCGGCATTACCGGTGATTTTCACCTCTTTTGGATTTCATGGCAGCATTCCTGCCGTGGTACGTTATTTAGATCTGGATATGAAAGCGCTGAAAAAAGTGATGGTGTTTGGGTCATTATTGCCGTTAGTGGTGTATATCCTGTGGCAATTAGCGACATTAGGTGTGGTCGATCAAGCCACGCTTGCACAAGCCGGCAATGTCACCGCACTGGTTGGAACCTTGGCGCAAGTGATCCATAGTTCTGCCATTTCTCAAGTGGTGTCAGTGTTTGCTGATCTGGCTTTAATTACTTCTTTTCTTGGGGTGAGCTTAGGCTTATTTGAATTTTTGGGCGACAGCTTGAATAAGAACCAAAGCAAAGGTGGCCGAGTGGGAATCGCGTTAGTGACCTTTGTTCCGCCATTGTGTTTTGCTCTATTTTACCCGCAAGGCTTTATTATGGCACTCGGTTATGCCGCGATTGCCTTAGCGATTTTAGCGTTACTACTGCCGGTTGCGATGGTGAAACGCTCGCGTCAACTCAACTTACAAACCCAAAACTTTACCGTTGCTGGTGGTAATGTGGCGTTGATGTTTGTTTTATTAAGTGGCTTGGTGATCATTGGGGTACAAGTGCTAATCAGCGTAGGAGTATTGCCCGCTATTGGGTAG
- the pyrE gene encoding orotate phosphoribosyltransferase, protein MKAYQREFIEFALEKQVLKFGEFTLKSGRTSPYFFNAGLFNTGRDLARLGRFYAAALAESGIQFDVLFGPAYKGIPIATTTAVALADHHDIDTPYCFNRKEAKDHGEGGNLVGNPLDGRIMLVDDVITAGTAIRESMEIIKANGADLAGVLVAIDRQEKGKGELSAIQEVERDFGCAVISIICLGDLVTYLEEQGNSAEQLESVKAYRAQYGI, encoded by the coding sequence ATGAAAGCATATCAACGTGAATTTATTGAGTTCGCCCTTGAGAAACAAGTTCTTAAGTTTGGCGAGTTTACTTTAAAATCGGGTCGTACTAGCCCTTACTTCTTCAATGCTGGCTTGTTTAATACTGGCCGTGATTTAGCCCGTTTAGGTCGTTTTTATGCCGCTGCATTAGCCGAATCTGGCATTCAGTTTGATGTGTTGTTTGGCCCAGCTTACAAAGGCATTCCAATTGCGACCACCACCGCAGTTGCTTTAGCCGATCACCACGATATTGATACGCCATACTGCTTTAACCGTAAAGAAGCTAAAGATCACGGTGAAGGTGGCAACTTGGTCGGCAATCCATTAGACGGTCGCATTATGTTGGTGGACGATGTGATCACCGCTGGTACGGCTATTCGTGAATCAATGGAAATCATTAAAGCCAATGGTGCTGATTTAGCTGGCGTTTTAGTGGCGATTGATCGTCAAGAAAAAGGCAAAGGCGAGTTGTCAGCGATTCAAGAAGTGGAACGTGATTTCGGTTGCGCGGTTATCTCTATCATCTGTTTAGGCGATCTAGTGACTTATCTTGAAGAGCAAGGCAACAGCGCAGAGCAGCTAGAGTCGGTCAAGGCTTACCGCGCTCAATATGGCATCTAA
- the rph gene encoding ribonuclease PH: MTSTTRPNDRAADQVRPIKMTRNYTAYAEGSVLVEFGNTKVLCNASVEEKVPGWLKGRGKGWVTAEYGMLPRATHTRNRREASSGKQGGRTMEIQRLIARSLRAVVDLEVLGEMMITVDCDVIQADGGTRTASISGASVALADAIQSLMASGKLKKNPMKGHVAAVSVGILGDRALCDLEYVEDSAADTDMNVVMTEEGKMIEVQGTAEGEAFSRAELNQLLDLAEKGINDIIAVQKATLAQ; the protein is encoded by the coding sequence ATGACTTCTACAACTCGCCCAAATGATCGCGCCGCCGATCAAGTTCGCCCAATTAAAATGACACGTAACTACACAGCTTACGCTGAAGGTTCGGTGTTGGTTGAATTTGGTAACACCAAAGTATTGTGTAATGCCAGTGTAGAAGAAAAAGTACCGGGTTGGTTAAAAGGCCGCGGTAAAGGTTGGGTGACAGCGGAATACGGTATGTTGCCACGCGCGACTCATACTCGTAACCGTCGTGAAGCTTCAAGTGGTAAGCAAGGCGGTCGTACTATGGAGATCCAACGTCTTATTGCTCGTAGCTTGCGCGCGGTAGTGGATCTTGAAGTATTAGGTGAGATGATGATCACCGTCGATTGTGATGTTATTCAAGCCGATGGCGGAACCCGCACTGCGTCTATCTCTGGTGCTAGCGTGGCATTAGCGGATGCGATTCAATCATTGATGGCTTCAGGTAAATTGAAGAAAAATCCAATGAAAGGTCATGTAGCCGCGGTTTCAGTTGGCATCTTGGGCGATCGCGCTTTGTGTGATTTGGAATATGTTGAAGATTCAGCGGCCGATACGGATATGAACGTGGTGATGACCGAAGAAGGCAAAATGATTGAAGTACAAGGCACTGCAGAAGGCGAAGCGTTTTCTCGTGCTGAGCTCAATCAGTTATTAGATTTAGCCGAAAAAGGCATTAACGATATTATCGCAGTGCAAAAAGCAACGTTAGCCCAATAG
- a CDS encoding YicC/YloC family endoribonuclease, producing the protein MIYSMTAYARKEIKSDWGNAVWEIRSVNQRYLETYFRLPEQFRGLEPILRERFRKRLARGKVECHLRFEANSKAQSELKINDDLAKQVIQAATHVMSLTGEDSRINPFQIMNWPGVMEAPEQDMDSIQKELLTVFEQAMTDFIDARGREGDNMKALIDQRLEAITVEAAKVRARMPEIMQWQRDRLLKKFEEASIELDSSRVEQELILLAQKSDVAEELDRLDSHVKEANNIMKKGGACGRKLDFMMQEFNREANTLASKSISTDVTASGVELKVLIEQMREQIQNIE; encoded by the coding sequence ATGATCTACAGCATGACTGCTTACGCCCGTAAAGAAATCAAATCAGATTGGGGCAACGCCGTATGGGAAATCCGCAGCGTAAATCAACGTTACCTTGAAACCTATTTTCGCCTACCAGAGCAATTTCGTGGTTTAGAGCCAATCTTGCGTGAGCGTTTTCGTAAGCGTTTAGCGCGCGGTAAAGTGGAATGTCATTTACGCTTTGAAGCCAATTCAAAAGCGCAAAGCGAGCTAAAAATTAACGATGATTTAGCCAAGCAAGTGATCCAAGCGGCTACTCACGTTATGTCACTGACGGGCGAAGACTCGCGCATCAATCCATTCCAAATCATGAACTGGCCGGGCGTAATGGAAGCACCCGAGCAAGATATGGATAGCATCCAGAAAGAATTACTCACGGTATTTGAACAGGCGATGACAGATTTTATCGACGCCCGTGGCCGCGAAGGCGACAACATGAAAGCTCTGATCGACCAACGCTTAGAAGCCATTACCGTTGAAGCTGCGAAAGTGCGCGCTCGCATGCCAGAAATTATGCAGTGGCAACGCGACCGTCTATTGAAGAAATTCGAAGAAGCCAGCATTGAATTAGACAGCTCTCGGGTCGAACAAGAGTTGATCTTACTGGCGCAAAAATCAGATGTAGCAGAAGAGCTTGATCGCCTAGACTCGCACGTGAAAGAAGCCAACAACATTATGAAAAAAGGCGGCGCATGTGGCCGTAAACTCGACTTCATGATGCAAGAATTCAACCGCGAAGCCAATACGCTAGCATCAAAATCTATCAGTACCGATGTGACGGCTTCTGGCGTTGAATTGAAAGTATTGATTGAGCAAATGCGTGAGCAGATCCAGAATATTGAGTAG
- a CDS encoding tyrosine-type recombinase/integrase, translating to MQDNQLIALMKKGKPARHRISTGLYFRVVSPMSAFWTFRYTFQGKRKEHTIAKYGIPPFGIKMTEAQKKVINLKFEVEQGDDPQVEKRRPDRLEFDSVDQLAEDWLSIKKKRIKNPQIPERVYRKDIAPYIGNMAVCKVEPRDIAQIIRSINDDGRPSISNDALSYLNQLFNHAIKMGLVQYNPASAFDINDAGGEEKPRKRVLSINEITSLFQAIKSHNDIFVRENYLACCLLLLLGVRKGELIAAKWDEFDFDEKLWHIPENRTKNSIPISIPIPPAIWGIFSELKIRAADSEYVFPKRRSSKRFSHISPDTLNAALNKLLSQDDVEINHFTVHDLRRTFRTLLASCQVPPHVAERCLNHKLPRIEGTYDIHDYLEQRRDAYEMLCLKLKPLILEFTQT from the coding sequence ATGCAAGATAATCAGCTCATAGCCTTAATGAAGAAAGGCAAACCTGCTCGACACCGTATATCTACAGGGCTCTACTTTCGAGTGGTAAGCCCAATGTCAGCTTTTTGGACTTTTCGTTACACCTTTCAAGGGAAAAGAAAAGAACATACGATTGCAAAGTATGGCATCCCTCCTTTTGGGATAAAAATGACCGAAGCACAAAAAAAAGTCATTAATTTGAAGTTTGAAGTTGAGCAAGGGGACGACCCACAAGTAGAAAAAAGACGCCCAGATAGACTAGAGTTTGATAGCGTAGATCAACTTGCGGAAGATTGGTTATCAATCAAAAAAAAGAGAATCAAGAATCCACAGATTCCAGAAAGGGTTTACCGTAAAGACATAGCGCCATACATCGGTAATATGGCAGTATGTAAGGTGGAACCTCGCGATATTGCTCAAATCATTAGGTCTATTAACGACGATGGGCGCCCTTCCATTTCAAATGACGCTTTAAGCTATCTAAATCAGCTCTTCAATCATGCTATTAAGATGGGTTTAGTACAGTATAACCCTGCATCTGCGTTTGATATAAACGATGCTGGCGGTGAAGAAAAACCTCGGAAGCGGGTATTATCAATTAACGAAATTACATCGCTATTCCAAGCGATAAAGTCACACAATGATATTTTTGTTCGTGAAAATTACTTAGCATGTTGCTTGCTCTTACTTCTTGGAGTTAGAAAGGGAGAGCTAATAGCGGCGAAGTGGGATGAATTCGACTTTGATGAAAAACTATGGCACATCCCTGAAAATAGAACAAAAAATTCAATTCCAATATCAATCCCTATTCCTCCAGCTATTTGGGGCATTTTTTCAGAGCTGAAAATTAGAGCAGCCGATAGTGAGTATGTATTTCCAAAACGACGCTCATCGAAAAGGTTTAGTCATATCTCACCAGATACATTAAACGCAGCTCTCAACAAACTACTATCACAAGACGACGTTGAGATAAATCACTTCACAGTACATGACCTTCGACGCACATTCAGAACATTATTGGCGAGCTGTCAGGTTCCACCGCATGTCGCTGAAAGGTGCCTGAATCATAAGCTACCCAGAATTGAAGGAACTTATGATATACATGATTATTTAGAGCAACGAAGAGATGCTTATGAAATGCTTTGTTTGAAACTCAAACCCTTGATACTGGAATTTACTCAAACATAA
- a CDS encoding retron St85 family RNA-directed DNA polymerase has product MSIISQIAQTLKKPEYVIEDILFIAPMRYKIYYIPKRTHGFRQIAQPSKELKECQRAFLRFCNLPTHNCAMAYREGLSIKENAIAHKNQAYLLKLDFENFFNSITPNIFWHTWELTGAELPTKDNQQWIEKLLFWNLEDKLVLSVGAPSSPSVSNFCMLIFDQMLQDQCQSLGIKYTRYADDLTFSTNEKDILFQIPESVENILSKCFNGNLRLNKGKTIFSSKAHNRHVTGITITNSGKISLGRSKKRYIKHKIHQFSLELLNNHEVKHLKGLMAYARHIEPSFYESLIRKYSKELIERIFEVPNE; this is encoded by the coding sequence ATGAGTATCATTAGCCAGATAGCACAAACCTTAAAGAAACCTGAGTACGTGATAGAAGATATTCTATTCATCGCTCCAATGAGATATAAAATCTACTATATCCCTAAACGAACTCACGGTTTTAGACAAATAGCCCAACCATCAAAAGAATTAAAAGAATGCCAGAGGGCATTTCTTAGGTTTTGTAACCTCCCCACTCACAATTGCGCTATGGCCTATAGAGAAGGCTTAAGTATCAAAGAAAATGCCATTGCACATAAAAACCAAGCATACTTGCTCAAGCTAGATTTCGAAAACTTCTTCAACAGCATAACTCCTAATATCTTTTGGCACACATGGGAATTAACAGGTGCAGAGCTACCAACTAAAGATAATCAACAATGGATTGAAAAGCTGCTTTTTTGGAACCTAGAAGATAAGCTCGTTTTAAGCGTGGGAGCCCCTAGCTCACCTTCTGTATCCAATTTTTGTATGCTTATATTCGATCAAATGTTACAAGACCAGTGTCAAAGTTTGGGAATAAAGTACACTCGCTATGCCGATGATTTAACCTTCTCTACCAATGAGAAAGATATACTTTTCCAAATCCCAGAAAGTGTAGAAAATATTTTGTCCAAATGCTTTAACGGAAATTTAAGATTAAATAAAGGTAAAACTATTTTTTCGTCCAAAGCCCATAATCGTCACGTAACCGGAATTACCATTACTAATAGTGGAAAGATATCTTTAGGTCGTAGTAAGAAAAGATATATAAAACATAAAATTCATCAATTCTCTCTTGAGCTGCTAAATAACCACGAAGTAAAGCACTTAAAAGGGTTGATGGCTTATGCTCGTCATATTGAACCAAGTTTTTATGAGTCTCTTATAAGAAAGTACTCAAAAGAACTAATAGAACGTATTTTTGAGGTCCCAAATGAGTAG
- the ptuA gene encoding retron Ec78 anti-phage system effector ATPase PtuA has translation MSREAKIKNEIALLERSFKAGSISSGFKLYEMYDNGVFEKNSDGDIICILDKSPKIAHTYLLDCRQSLNDNEKNNRLHVSRLTLSDFRKFKTLKVKLNKNLTVIIGDNGAGKTTIIDGITKSLSWLSANILKKGGAGLRVTDYDVNIDSMSFAEVTLQTSLNKNSQYSVSLYKTAKGAKEAKKSELEAFEELGGLYRVVDNYNRTNNKSEINLPLIVSYSVNRTNIKSNKTFDLEKITSVKIGSKYDAYENKSIDGTGNFDEFSEWFLALHNLSGEDLSVRLRSAKKRLDALKAVGADKDTSEIFELYTTAKEEYEHLQNDYDSRKSHIKNLHFVKSAILSTVPGFTDIFIEKNPDSGRAELKVTVDGRNINIFQTSQGQHVFISMIADIARKLVALNPNMENPLHGQGIVLIDEIELHLHPKWQQNIVNVLVTTFPNIQFIVTTHSPQVLSTVDKSSIRHFITDENGNVHCPPPRFQTKGVRSADILAEIMGTNSIPDVEEARKVDKFSGFLLDNQKDKATELLKELEQHFGSDHPVIRDCQSKLDVFEMKERINLKRKEG, from the coding sequence ATGAGTAGAGAAGCTAAGATAAAAAATGAAATAGCATTACTTGAAAGAAGCTTTAAGGCAGGATCTATTTCATCTGGATTTAAGCTTTATGAGATGTATGACAATGGTGTCTTCGAAAAAAATTCTGATGGCGATATAATTTGCATCCTAGATAAGAGCCCAAAAATAGCTCATACATATTTACTAGATTGTAGACAATCACTTAATGATAATGAAAAAAATAACAGGCTTCATGTATCTCGATTAACTTTATCGGACTTCAGAAAATTCAAAACACTCAAAGTAAAGCTGAATAAAAACCTAACTGTTATTATTGGTGATAATGGTGCAGGTAAAACGACCATTATTGACGGCATAACAAAATCTTTAAGTTGGCTTAGTGCAAACATTCTCAAAAAAGGGGGAGCTGGCCTTCGTGTTACAGATTATGATGTAAATATTGATTCAATGAGCTTTGCTGAAGTTACCTTACAGACAAGCCTAAATAAAAACAGTCAATATTCAGTATCTTTATACAAAACAGCCAAAGGTGCTAAAGAAGCAAAAAAAAGTGAACTAGAGGCGTTCGAAGAGTTAGGTGGACTATATAGAGTAGTAGATAATTACAATCGTACAAATAATAAAAGTGAGATTAATCTGCCACTTATTGTTAGCTATTCAGTGAACAGAACCAATATTAAGTCTAATAAAACCTTTGACTTAGAAAAAATCACCTCAGTTAAAATAGGCTCTAAGTATGATGCTTATGAGAATAAATCAATTGATGGCACTGGTAACTTTGATGAATTTTCTGAATGGTTTTTAGCTCTACACAATCTCTCAGGCGAAGATTTAAGCGTTCGCTTACGCAGTGCAAAAAAACGACTTGATGCACTGAAAGCTGTAGGAGCGGATAAAGACACTAGTGAGATTTTTGAACTATACACTACCGCTAAAGAAGAGTATGAACACCTCCAAAACGATTATGACAGTCGTAAATCTCACATAAAGAACCTTCACTTTGTAAAAAGCGCAATACTTTCAACAGTACCTGGCTTTACAGACATTTTTATTGAAAAAAACCCTGACTCAGGGAGGGCAGAGCTAAAAGTAACTGTAGACGGGAGGAATATTAATATATTTCAAACTTCACAAGGGCAGCATGTCTTTATATCTATGATTGCAGATATCGCAAGGAAATTAGTTGCGTTAAATCCTAATATGGAGAACCCTTTACATGGCCAAGGAATAGTACTGATCGATGAGATTGAACTTCACTTACACCCTAAGTGGCAACAAAATATAGTCAATGTATTAGTAACCACATTCCCAAACATTCAATTTATAGTTACAACTCATAGTCCACAAGTCCTATCGACTGTCGATAAATCTTCTATTAGGCACTTTATTACAGATGAGAATGGTAATGTCCATTGCCCACCACCTAGGTTTCAAACGAAAGGGGTTAGAAGTGCTGATATCCTCGCTGAAATAATGGGGACAAATTCAATTCCAGATGTAGAGGAAGCTCGTAAAGTTGATAAGTTTTCAGGATTCTTATTAGATAATCAGAAAGATAAAGCAACGGAACTACTTAAAGAGCTTGAACAACATTTTGGTTCCGACCACCCTGTCATTCGAGATTGCCAGAGCAAATTAGACGTATTCGAAATGAAGGAAAGGATTAACCTTAAGAGAAAAGAGGGTTAA
- the ptuB gene encoding retron Ec78 anti-phage system effector HNH endonuclease PtuB, translating into MKKLDRNLAEKPIFLNNISHTTHTWKNMTKSRKKSVWKELGKFQNKLCVYCESEAENGTHTGHIEHFFDRSTHVHLTFDWSNLFGCCASRLHCGHYKDQNLPGGVRRTYNKSLLIKPDTEDPEDYLQFLPSGKIESKNGLDALSEQKASETIKALNLDDPSLERSREQQITRFQSKVTTALSFIDTGDEETIALAMIEYRNIEQEAKSASHRTAIKQAVIWI; encoded by the coding sequence GTGAAGAAGTTAGATCGCAATCTGGCGGAAAAGCCCATATTTCTCAATAATATATCTCACACCACACACACTTGGAAGAATATGACCAAATCTAGGAAGAAAAGTGTGTGGAAAGAGCTAGGGAAATTCCAAAATAAGCTCTGCGTTTATTGTGAATCCGAAGCAGAGAATGGAACTCATACAGGTCATATCGAGCATTTTTTCGACAGAAGCACTCATGTTCATCTAACTTTTGATTGGAGCAACTTATTCGGATGTTGCGCTTCAAGACTTCATTGTGGTCATTACAAAGATCAAAATCTCCCTGGAGGAGTTAGGCGAACCTATAACAAAAGCTTATTAATTAAGCCTGACACTGAAGACCCAGAAGATTACTTACAGTTCTTACCGAGTGGTAAAATTGAGAGCAAAAATGGCTTAGATGCTCTCTCTGAACAAAAAGCGAGTGAAACAATTAAGGCGTTAAACCTTGACGACCCATCATTGGAACGTTCACGAGAGCAGCAGATAACTCGATTTCAATCAAAAGTAACCACAGCTCTAAGCTTCATTGACACTGGAGATGAAGAAACTATAGCTTTAGCCATGATTGAATACAGAAATATAGAACAAGAAGCCAAGTCCGCCTCACATAGAACAGCAATAAAACAAGCCGTGATCTGGATATAG